One window of the Marinilactibacillus sp. Marseille-P9653 genome contains the following:
- the tsaD gene encoding tRNA (adenosine(37)-N6)-threonylcarbamoyltransferase complex transferase subunit TsaD, producing MKRILAIETSCDETSAAVIEDGTKQLSNIVASQIKSHQRFGGVVPEVASRHHVEQMTIVMEEALKEANTTYEELDAIAVTEGPGLVGALLIGVNAAKAVAYAHDLPLIPVNHIIGHIYANQLVQPLVFPLLSLVVSGGHTELVYMSEPGKYEIIGETRDDAAGEAYDKIGRVLGVPYPGGKHIDEMAHKGADTFNFPRAMMQDDTNDFSFSGLKSSFINTVHNAEQKGDVLDRYDLAASFQAAVVEVLVKKTLKCAKDKKVKQIVLAGGVAANKGLRTALTQAVEQELSSVELVVPPLALCGDNAAMIGAAAFIDSTDHNQLDLALNAQPGLTL from the coding sequence ATGAAAAGAATTTTAGCAATAGAAACAAGTTGTGATGAGACAAGTGCTGCCGTTATAGAAGATGGGACAAAACAATTATCAAATATTGTCGCTTCTCAGATTAAAAGTCATCAGAGATTTGGGGGCGTTGTTCCAGAAGTAGCCAGTCGACATCATGTCGAGCAAATGACCATTGTCATGGAAGAAGCGCTAAAGGAAGCGAATACGACTTATGAAGAGCTGGATGCCATTGCAGTTACGGAAGGTCCAGGACTGGTAGGTGCTTTACTCATTGGGGTCAATGCAGCAAAAGCTGTGGCTTATGCACATGATTTACCGTTGATCCCAGTGAACCATATTATCGGACATATTTATGCCAATCAACTCGTACAGCCGCTAGTATTCCCACTGCTGTCTTTGGTCGTTAGTGGCGGACACACAGAATTGGTCTACATGAGCGAACCAGGAAAGTATGAGATCATTGGAGAAACAAGAGATGACGCTGCAGGAGAAGCTTATGATAAGATCGGCAGAGTACTTGGCGTTCCGTATCCTGGAGGAAAACACATTGATGAAATGGCTCACAAAGGAGCCGATACCTTCAACTTTCCAAGAGCAATGATGCAAGATGACACAAATGATTTCAGTTTCAGTGGGCTAAAAAGTTCTTTTATCAATACAGTTCATAATGCTGAACAAAAAGGAGACGTTTTAGATCGGTATGATCTGGCAGCGAGTTTCCAAGCAGCTGTTGTTGAAGTATTGGTCAAAAAAACACTCAAATGTGCAAAAGATAAAAAAGTGAAGCAAATTGTACTAGCTGGAGGCGTTGCCGCTAACAAAGGCCTACGCACAGCACTGACACAAGCAGTAGAGCAGGAATTGTCATCAGTTGAACTTGTTGTACCGCCTCTGGCACTCTGTGGAGATAATGCAGCAATGATTGGTGCAGCTGCTTTTATTGATTCCACTGACCATAACCAATTAGATTTGGCATTAAACGCACAGCCAGGACTAACCCTATAA
- a CDS encoding Lrp/AsnC family transcriptional regulator, which produces MDQMDKKIVEILQKNSRASLKEIAGETYLSSPAVSARIHRLENEGILGRYIAFPDLKKMGYHIQAFIHLDLSPTQKEDFYPYIQQSTNVLECNCVTGEFSMLIKAAYPTTTELDDFINDLQRFGKTSTQIVFSTPIPARGVQLLASEEAEAK; this is translated from the coding sequence ATGGATCAAATGGATAAGAAAATTGTTGAGATACTTCAAAAAAACAGTCGTGCATCTTTAAAAGAAATCGCAGGAGAAACATATCTTTCTTCTCCAGCTGTCTCAGCTCGTATCCACCGTTTGGAGAACGAAGGTATTCTTGGAAGATATATTGCTTTCCCAGACTTGAAAAAAATGGGCTATCATATTCAAGCGTTTATTCATTTAGACTTAAGCCCCACTCAGAAAGAAGATTTTTATCCATACATTCAACAATCCACTAATGTATTGGAGTGTAACTGTGTAACCGGAGAGTTTTCAATGCTGATCAAAGCCGCTTACCCAACAACTACTGAGTTGGATGATTTCATAAACGATCTTCAACGATTCGGTAAAACGTCTACACAAATCGTTTTTTCTACACCGATACCTGCTCGAGGCGTTCAATTACTCGCATCTGAAGAAGCTGAAGCAAAATAA
- a CDS encoding ABC-F family ATP-binding cassette domain-containing protein produces MILLQTQKVARHFGAEILFDDVTLEIKEAARVGLVGRNGAGKSTLLHIIAGQEEPDAGRMNKKRDLTIGYLDQHTGLESTRTIWEEMLTVFESVIQLEKEMRQLEAKMSDPSLLEDQGQYQELLKRYDIMQESFKQQNGYGYESEIRSVLHGFRFYEEDFSMPISQLSGGQKTRLALAQLLLEKKDLLVLDEPTNHLDIDTLAWLEKYLLSYKGALLIVSHDRYFLDKVVNEIYEVSNGKVQHFTGNYSNYLKLKAELIQKMWKEYEKQQKKIEKTEDFINRNLVRASTTKRAQSRRKMLDKMDKMGKPQDDEKSANFNFYTERESGSVVLQTEELAIGYDDHVLSESINLDIRKTDAIALVGPNGVGKTTLLKTLVGQIPELAGSIQLGTKVDTGYYDQEQTLLHSTKRVLDELWDEHPTIPEQSIRTLLGSFLFSGDDVEKSISSLSGGEKARVALAKLAMEKNNFLILDEPTNHLDIDSKEVLENALIDFEGTLLFVSHDRYFINRMATKVLEINQDGLTLYLGDYDYYLQKKEELEALSALKNTAETNQLNPVASSASEPSSGSDRAQQKEQQRETRRLERLIEELEQKLQVNEEQLDQVHQQLSDPAVYDDADQASRLSSEHEKLQAEQETLMEQWETASVELESYQ; encoded by the coding sequence ATGATTTTATTACAAACTCAGAAAGTTGCACGTCACTTCGGTGCAGAGATTTTGTTCGATGACGTTACTCTAGAAATCAAAGAAGCTGCCCGAGTCGGACTAGTTGGAAGAAATGGTGCAGGAAAATCGACTTTACTTCATATTATAGCTGGACAAGAAGAGCCCGATGCTGGACGCATGAACAAAAAAAGAGATTTGACTATCGGTTATCTAGATCAACATACCGGCTTAGAGTCGACTAGAACTATATGGGAAGAAATGCTGACCGTCTTTGAGTCTGTCATTCAACTCGAAAAAGAAATGCGTCAATTAGAAGCCAAAATGAGTGATCCTAGTCTCCTAGAAGATCAAGGGCAATATCAGGAACTACTCAAACGCTATGACATCATGCAAGAATCCTTCAAACAACAAAATGGCTACGGTTATGAAAGTGAAATCCGCTCTGTGCTTCATGGTTTCCGTTTTTACGAAGAAGACTTTTCAATGCCGATCTCTCAATTATCTGGTGGTCAAAAAACACGCTTAGCGCTTGCCCAATTGCTACTGGAGAAAAAAGATCTATTAGTTTTGGATGAGCCCACTAACCATTTAGATATTGATACGCTAGCTTGGCTTGAAAAATACCTTTTAAGTTATAAAGGCGCTCTACTGATTGTTTCACATGACCGCTATTTTCTAGATAAAGTCGTCAATGAAATCTACGAAGTGAGTAACGGAAAGGTTCAACACTTTACAGGAAACTATTCCAATTATTTGAAACTAAAAGCAGAGCTTATTCAAAAAATGTGGAAAGAATACGAAAAGCAGCAGAAAAAAATCGAGAAGACTGAAGACTTTATCAATCGTAATCTTGTTCGAGCTTCCACAACTAAACGAGCTCAATCCAGAAGAAAAATGCTGGATAAGATGGACAAAATGGGTAAACCTCAAGATGACGAAAAGTCGGCAAACTTTAATTTCTATACTGAAAGAGAATCAGGTAGCGTTGTTCTTCAAACGGAAGAGCTTGCTATAGGATACGATGATCATGTCTTATCTGAATCCATCAATTTAGATATTCGAAAAACAGATGCGATCGCTTTAGTCGGTCCAAATGGAGTCGGAAAAACGACCTTGCTCAAAACACTGGTTGGTCAGATTCCAGAATTAGCTGGTTCTATCCAGCTTGGTACTAAAGTGGATACTGGTTATTATGATCAAGAACAAACTCTGCTTCATTCAACGAAGCGTGTTTTAGACGAACTATGGGATGAACACCCAACAATCCCTGAACAATCTATTCGTACGTTACTAGGAAGCTTTCTGTTTTCTGGAGATGACGTTGAAAAATCTATTTCTTCTTTAAGTGGTGGCGAAAAAGCACGTGTTGCTTTAGCAAAACTAGCTATGGAGAAAAACAATTTCCTTATACTAGATGAACCCACTAACCATTTGGATATAGACTCCAAAGAAGTTTTAGAAAACGCGCTGATTGATTTCGAGGGAACGCTTTTATTCGTTTCCCATGACCGATACTTTATTAATCGTATGGCTACTAAAGTTCTTGAAATCAATCAAGATGGACTCACACTGTATTTAGGTGATTACGATTACTATCTTCAAAAGAAAGAAGAACTCGAAGCTTTATCCGCACTAAAAAACACAGCAGAAACGAATCAGTTGAATCCAGTTGCATCATCCGCCTCTGAGCCATCTAGTGGCTCTGACCGGGCTCAGCAAAAAGAGCAACAAAGAGAAACACGTCGTTTAGAGCGATTAATAGAAGAACTAGAACAGAAGCTTCAAGTAAATGAAGAGCAACTGGATCAGGTTCATCAACAGCTCAGCGATCCTGCGGTTTATGATGATGCAGATCAGGCCTCGAGACTTTCAAGTGAACACGAAAAACTTCAAGCCGAGCAAGAGACACTCATGGAACAATGGGAAACGGCTAGTGTCGAACTCGAAAGTTATCAATAA
- a CDS encoding redox-sensing transcriptional repressor Rex, with amino-acid sequence MVEKKIPKATARRLPLYYRYLRFLHEAGKSRVSSAKLSEAVKVDSATIRRDFSYFGALGKRGYGYDVEALMNFFSKTLNQDRLTNVALIGVGNLGQALLNYNFRRSNNTRISAGFDVNKELIGTVHQGVPVYHIDEMVEQLDLQQIDVAILTVPSEIAQEMANKLVEGGVKGIMNFTPIRVNVPDNIRVHNVDLTNELQTLIYFINYYQELDEAEDEVVIDEDTGELFVEED; translated from the coding sequence ATGGTAGAAAAGAAGATTCCTAAAGCAACTGCAAGAAGGTTACCCCTTTATTATCGTTATTTACGCTTTCTCCACGAAGCCGGGAAGAGCCGAGTATCCTCAGCAAAATTGAGTGAGGCCGTAAAAGTAGATAGTGCTACAATCAGAAGAGACTTTTCATACTTTGGAGCGTTAGGTAAAAGAGGGTATGGATACGATGTCGAAGCACTGATGAACTTTTTTAGTAAGACGCTCAATCAAGACCGCCTGACAAATGTCGCTTTAATCGGCGTAGGGAATCTTGGACAAGCGCTATTGAACTATAACTTCAGACGTAGCAATAATACAAGAATTAGTGCTGGCTTTGATGTGAATAAAGAACTGATTGGTACGGTTCATCAAGGCGTACCTGTCTATCATATCGATGAGATGGTAGAACAACTTGATTTACAACAGATAGATGTTGCCATACTGACGGTCCCTTCAGAAATCGCCCAAGAAATGGCGAACAAATTAGTTGAAGGCGGCGTAAAAGGAATTATGAACTTTACTCCAATTCGAGTAAATGTACCGGATAATATCCGAGTACATAATGTCGATTTGACCAATGAGCTTCAAACATTGATTTATTTTATCAACTATTATCAAGAGCTAGATGAGGCTGAAGATGAAGTCGTGATTGATGAAGATACAGGAGAGCTTTTTGTCGAAGAAGATTAA
- a CDS encoding DUF4305 domain-containing protein: MTTKQLLTYIFLKYAMFAALIYVTINSVQRDGWDFFPILFVLLATRDFVQGTRLVQVYYKIKKNYKV, from the coding sequence ATGACAACTAAACAATTACTCACTTATATCTTTTTGAAATATGCTATGTTTGCCGCTTTGATTTATGTAACCATCAATTCTGTCCAAAGAGATGGCTGGGATTTTTTCCCCATACTATTCGTTCTTTTAGCTACCCGAGACTTTGTACAAGGTACGCGTTTAGTACAGGTCTACTATAAAATCAAAAAAAATTACAAAGTTTAA
- a CDS encoding CPBP family intramembrane glutamic endopeptidase, with the protein MDIQNKKKTGLQIVLTYIMIQLLTVLSNQLLPASLQPAGGIWSNILLFSLGAGLIIYLDRKNRFDLLFEKTFSIQKSEVMIWGVVGFVIAVVSQYIATLIEVSFLGTPITSQNTQGILEIIKRYPYFIVIVSIAGPIMEEFVFRKVLFGLSIGKIGGIGAAVISSLAFAFIHFDGRMLVYSVMGLVFSWLYYKTKNIWTPIIAHSLMNTFAILQIFFV; encoded by the coding sequence ATGGACATACAAAACAAAAAGAAAACCGGACTACAAATCGTACTGACTTACATTATGATTCAATTGTTAACGGTATTATCTAATCAGTTATTACCTGCTTCTCTACAGCCTGCTGGTGGAATCTGGTCGAATATCCTTTTATTTAGTTTAGGTGCTGGGCTTATCATTTACCTGGATAGAAAAAATCGATTCGATCTTTTGTTCGAAAAAACCTTCAGCATACAAAAATCTGAAGTTATGATCTGGGGAGTCGTAGGATTCGTGATCGCAGTTGTTTCCCAGTATATCGCTACACTTATTGAAGTGAGTTTTTTAGGAACACCTATCACCTCACAAAACACCCAAGGAATCCTTGAAATCATCAAGCGTTATCCTTATTTCATTGTAATTGTTTCCATCGCGGGCCCTATTATGGAAGAATTTGTTTTTCGAAAAGTCTTATTTGGTCTGAGTATTGGAAAAATTGGTGGTATTGGGGCTGCAGTCATTAGTTCTTTAGCCTTCGCTTTCATTCACTTTGATGGTAGAATGCTGGTTTACTCCGTTATGGGACTGGTCTTTTCTTGGCTATACTATAAAACCAAAAATATCTGGACACCTATTATCGCTCATAGTTTAATGAATACATTCGCTATACTTCAAATATTTTTCGTATAA
- the groES gene encoding co-chaperone GroES codes for MLKPLGNRVLLEVIKEEEKTVSGLVLPESAKEKPQTAKVVAVGNGKVLEDGRRAEVDVAVGEKVIFEKYAGSEVKYEGKDYLVLKDTDIIAVVE; via the coding sequence ATGTTAAAACCTTTAGGAAATCGTGTTCTTCTAGAAGTCATCAAAGAAGAAGAAAAAACTGTAAGTGGACTTGTTTTACCGGAATCGGCAAAAGAAAAGCCACAAACAGCGAAAGTTGTAGCAGTAGGTAATGGTAAGGTACTGGAAGACGGTAGACGTGCAGAAGTCGACGTAGCTGTTGGAGAAAAAGTTATTTTTGAAAAGTACGCAGGCTCTGAAGTGAAATACGAAGGTAAAGACTACCTAGTGCTTAAAGATACAGACATCATTGCTGTAGTAGAATAG
- the groL gene encoding chaperonin GroEL (60 kDa chaperone family; promotes refolding of misfolded polypeptides especially under stressful conditions; forms two stacked rings of heptamers to form a barrel-shaped 14mer; ends can be capped by GroES; misfolded proteins enter the barrel where they are refolded when GroES binds): MAKDIKFSEDARAAMLRGVDKLANTVKVTLGPKGRNVILDKAFGAPQITNDGVTIAKEIELEDQFENMGAQLVAEVASKTNDIAGDGTTTATVLTQAIVNEGMKNVTAGANPVGIRRGIEMATRKAVEALHEASTKVEGKESIAQIAAISSGDDEIGQLLADAMEKVGSDGVITIEESQGIETELDVVEGMQFDRGYLSQYMVTDNEKMEATLDNPYVLITDKKISSVQDILPVLENIMQQNRALLIIADDIEGEALPTLVLNKIRGTLNVVAVKAPGFGDRRKGMLEDIAILTNGTVITDDLGLDLKDMTIDQLGVAGKAVVTKDDTTLVEGTGDKGNIEQRVAMLRAQAEETNSEFDREKLQERIAKLAGGVAVIKVGAATETEIKERKLRIEDALNAARAAVEEGVIAGGGTAYINILSKLQEIEATGDEATGVKIVVRALEEPVRQIAFNAGLDGSVIVERLKHVEPGIGFNAATGEMVNMVEAGIIDPTKVTRSALQNAASVSALLLTTEAAVADIPEPEAPGAGMDPGAMGGMM, from the coding sequence ATGGCTAAAGATATCAAATTTTCTGAAGACGCACGTGCAGCTATGCTACGTGGAGTTGACAAATTAGCAAATACAGTAAAAGTAACATTAGGACCCAAAGGAAGAAACGTTATTTTAGATAAAGCTTTCGGTGCTCCTCAAATCACTAACGATGGTGTAACGATCGCTAAAGAAATCGAACTTGAAGATCAGTTTGAAAATATGGGTGCTCAACTAGTAGCCGAAGTTGCTAGTAAAACAAACGATATTGCTGGTGACGGTACAACTACAGCAACCGTTTTGACTCAAGCTATTGTAAACGAAGGAATGAAAAACGTAACGGCTGGCGCAAATCCAGTAGGAATCCGTCGCGGAATCGAAATGGCCACAAGAAAAGCTGTTGAAGCCCTACATGAAGCTTCTACTAAAGTTGAAGGTAAAGAATCAATCGCTCAGATTGCAGCAATTTCTTCTGGAGACGATGAAATTGGTCAATTGCTAGCGGATGCTATGGAAAAAGTTGGTAGTGATGGAGTCATCACTATTGAAGAATCTCAAGGTATCGAAACAGAACTTGACGTTGTTGAAGGTATGCAATTCGATCGTGGTTACCTTTCTCAATACATGGTAACAGACAATGAAAAAATGGAAGCAACTCTTGACAATCCATACGTTTTGATTACAGACAAGAAAATTTCATCCGTTCAAGACATTCTTCCTGTACTTGAAAATATCATGCAACAAAATCGTGCTTTATTGATTATTGCGGATGATATTGAAGGAGAAGCACTGCCTACTTTAGTATTAAACAAAATTAGAGGAACCTTGAACGTTGTAGCGGTTAAAGCACCTGGTTTCGGTGACCGCCGTAAAGGTATGCTTGAGGATATCGCGATTTTGACGAATGGTACAGTGATCACAGATGATCTTGGACTAGACTTGAAAGATATGACGATTGATCAACTAGGCGTTGCTGGTAAAGCGGTTGTTACAAAAGACGATACAACACTTGTTGAAGGAACTGGCGATAAAGGTAATATTGAGCAACGTGTCGCAATGCTTCGCGCACAAGCTGAAGAAACCAACTCTGAATTTGACCGCGAGAAATTACAAGAACGTATTGCGAAACTTGCAGGCGGAGTAGCGGTTATCAAAGTTGGAGCAGCTACAGAAACAGAAATCAAAGAACGTAAACTACGTATCGAAGATGCTTTGAATGCTGCACGTGCAGCAGTTGAAGAAGGCGTGATTGCCGGTGGTGGTACAGCTTATATCAACATCTTAAGTAAACTTCAAGAAATTGAAGCAACTGGTGATGAAGCAACAGGCGTTAAAATCGTTGTTCGTGCGCTTGAAGAACCTGTACGTCAAATTGCTTTCAATGCAGGTCTTGACGGTAGTGTAATCGTAGAACGTCTGAAACATGTAGAACCAGGTATCGGATTTAATGCAGCTACTGGAGAAATGGTCAACATGGTAGAAGCAGGAATCATTGATCCTACAAAAGTAACGCGTTCAGCATTACAAAACGCAGCTTCTGTTTCTGCATTACTCCTTACAACTGAAGCAGCTGTTGCTGATATTCCTGAACCAGAAGCTCCAGGAGCTGGAATGGACCCAGGCGCAATGGGCGGCATGATGTAA
- a CDS encoding ketopantoate reductase family protein, producing MNDKTVAIVGLGALGILYGQHLSNALGKDRVKVIVSKERKERYERDGVTLNGEPCDFNYVLETDQGDPSDLVIVCTKSLTLDSGMDSMKHQVGPQTTILSLINGITSENILGARFGQEKVIPTVAIGMDATREGQNVRSKVKGWLQIGAEVPEKMARLNTVAAIFDEAKFPYVIEENIMLKIWEKFIMNVGVNQVVMVHETTYEGIQTGGAYHEQARAAMQEVIEIAQAEGIPLEEKHIQNAFDIIDTVDPKGMPSMRQDGLAKRQTEVALFAGTILEKAKQYGISTPVNEELYKRIKEIEKTF from the coding sequence ATGAATGATAAAACAGTAGCGATAGTAGGATTAGGCGCACTAGGTATTTTGTATGGACAACATCTTTCAAATGCACTAGGCAAAGACCGCGTAAAAGTTATTGTAAGCAAAGAAAGAAAAGAACGCTATGAGCGAGACGGAGTCACTTTGAACGGTGAACCGTGCGATTTCAATTATGTATTGGAAACTGATCAAGGCGATCCATCTGATTTAGTTATTGTCTGTACAAAATCTTTGACGTTAGACAGTGGGATGGATTCGATGAAGCATCAAGTCGGACCTCAAACCACCATTTTGTCTTTAATCAATGGAATCACTAGCGAGAACATTCTCGGTGCCAGATTTGGACAAGAAAAAGTCATTCCGACAGTAGCGATTGGAATGGATGCGACAAGAGAAGGTCAGAATGTGCGCTCAAAAGTAAAAGGATGGCTACAAATTGGTGCTGAAGTTCCTGAAAAGATGGCTAGGCTCAACACAGTCGCAGCCATTTTTGACGAAGCAAAATTTCCATATGTCATTGAAGAGAATATCATGCTGAAAATTTGGGAAAAGTTCATTATGAATGTCGGGGTTAACCAAGTCGTAATGGTTCATGAAACGACTTATGAAGGCATTCAAACGGGTGGGGCTTACCACGAACAGGCACGGGCTGCCATGCAGGAAGTAATCGAGATTGCTCAGGCAGAAGGTATTCCGCTTGAAGAAAAACATATACAAAATGCTTTTGATATTATTGATACAGTTGATCCAAAAGGCATGCCTTCTATGAGACAAGACGGTCTAGCAAAAAGACAGACAGAAGTCGCCTTATTTGCAGGTACTATTTTAGAAAAAGCTAAACAATACGGAATCTCTACACCAGTAAACGAAGAGCTTTATAAACGCATAAAAGAAATTGAAAAAACATTTTAA
- a CDS encoding NAD(P)H-quinone oxidoreductase, giving the protein MRAWTIKEPGSREQLVIEDREKPQPKEGEILIEVKAAGINRTDTLTRQNPSLSKPYPILGIEVSGVVVENHSTDQNLAPGTKVAGLVNQGGYAEYVTMPADRAIVFHESLSMEEAVAIPEVFLTAYQTLYWLGALQSKQKVLIHAGGSGVGTAAIQLARHLSQAQIFTTAGHEDKLKVAKELGAGTVINYKKEAFEEVINEMTNGEGVDVILDFVGASYWEKNMQSAGLDANWVLIGTLGGTVVEEVSLTNLLQKRISLKGTLLTPRSDAYKAKLTKEFVEHAMPLIEKGDIRPIIHSVLPFEEAKEAHRQMEDNENTGKIILKIGE; this is encoded by the coding sequence ATGCGTGCATGGACAATCAAAGAACCCGGATCAAGAGAACAACTCGTCATAGAAGATCGAGAAAAACCACAACCAAAAGAAGGCGAAATTCTAATTGAGGTGAAAGCCGCCGGTATCAACCGAACAGATACGTTGACCAGACAAAATCCTTCACTTTCAAAACCTTATCCAATTTTGGGGATAGAAGTGAGTGGCGTGGTGGTTGAGAATCATTCAACAGATCAAAACCTTGCGCCAGGTACAAAAGTAGCAGGACTCGTCAATCAAGGGGGATATGCCGAGTATGTGACGATGCCGGCAGACCGTGCGATCGTATTTCATGAATCATTATCTATGGAAGAAGCCGTCGCAATCCCTGAAGTTTTTCTAACGGCTTATCAGACACTATATTGGCTAGGAGCATTACAATCAAAACAGAAGGTCTTGATTCATGCTGGAGGTAGTGGTGTAGGAACAGCAGCGATTCAACTCGCACGTCACCTTAGTCAGGCACAAATCTTTACGACAGCAGGTCATGAGGATAAGTTGAAAGTGGCTAAGGAACTTGGTGCAGGCACTGTAATCAATTACAAAAAAGAAGCGTTTGAAGAAGTAATCAATGAAATGACAAATGGTGAAGGTGTAGATGTCATCCTTGATTTTGTTGGTGCTTCTTATTGGGAGAAAAATATGCAAAGCGCTGGACTGGATGCTAACTGGGTACTCATCGGAACACTAGGCGGAACGGTTGTAGAAGAAGTATCGTTAACGAATCTATTACAGAAACGGATTTCTTTAAAAGGAACGCTTTTAACTCCAAGAAGTGATGCATACAAAGCAAAACTGACAAAAGAATTTGTAGAGCATGCCATGCCGTTGATTGAAAAAGGCGATATTCGTCCAATCATTCACTCGGTTTTACCGTTTGAAGAAGCAAAAGAAGCTCATCGTCAAATGGAAGATAACGAGAATACAGGGAAAATCATTCTCAAAATTGGAGAGTAA
- a CDS encoding PTS lactose/cellobiose transporter subunit IIA: MSDRTEKQEEMLQTIMGLIMHGGDAKSNAMEAIHAAKEGDFKAADDKLKLADDALIQAHHSQTGLLTREASGDSVEMSLLMVHGQDHLMNAITFKDMAVEIIDLHKRLQ; the protein is encoded by the coding sequence ATGTCGGATAGAACTGAAAAACAAGAAGAAATGCTTCAAACGATAATGGGACTAATCATGCATGGCGGAGATGCCAAAAGTAATGCAATGGAAGCCATTCATGCAGCTAAGGAAGGCGACTTCAAGGCGGCCGATGATAAACTTAAACTCGCAGACGATGCGTTGATTCAGGCTCATCATTCACAAACGGGCTTGTTGACCAGAGAAGCTTCTGGCGATAGCGTTGAAATGTCTCTTTTAATGGTTCACGGTCAAGATCACTTGATGAATGCGATTACCTTTAAAGATATGGCAGTAGAAATCATCGATCTTCACAAACGTCTTCAATAA
- a CDS encoding PTS sugar transporter subunit IIB: protein MSMKTIMLVCAAGMSTSMLVSKMEKAAEADGVETDIFAVSANEADSYLASKPVDVLLLGPQVKFLKKQMESKVANKGIPVEVIDMRDYGMMNGKSVLDRALALSE from the coding sequence ATGTCAATGAAAACAATCATGTTAGTATGTGCTGCCGGAATGAGTACAAGTATGCTTGTATCCAAAATGGAAAAAGCTGCTGAAGCAGATGGTGTTGAAACGGATATCTTTGCAGTTTCTGCCAATGAAGCGGATAGTTACTTGGCTTCTAAACCTGTAGACGTTTTACTTCTAGGTCCTCAAGTTAAATTCCTTAAAAAACAAATGGAATCAAAAGTAGCCAATAAAGGTATCCCAGTTGAGGTCATTGATATGAGAGATTACGGAATGATGAACGGGAAAAGTGTTCTTGACAGAGCATTAGCCCTAAGCGAATAA